From Malaya genurostris strain Urasoe2022 chromosome 2, Malgen_1.1, whole genome shotgun sequence:
taataataataataataataataataataataacaataataataattttaaacgatataataataataataataataataatttcttCTGGAGTCGTCGTATTTCCTACAATGTAGTATCATATGTTGAACATCTACGATCACTCCACAGCAATCACAAATAGGAGGTGACGTTTTTTTGAGCAAAAATTCGTGTGTGAGTCGGGTGTGCCCTATCCGAAGTCGCGTTAGCACTCGTTGATCAATCGAATTTTCTCGGTCGATGTGTCGAATTTGATTTTGCGGAGTTCTACTTCAGTTGACGATGACTATTGGTTGTACCATTGGAGTCTGATTAGGTATTTGAATTATTGAAGGGCATCAATTCCCGGGGTGGGAATATGTAAGTAATTGTTGTTTTTAGCTTCTCTTGCTAGTCGGTCAGCCTCTTCATTGCCATGTATTCCTGCGTGACCAGGAATCCAACAGAGATGGATGGAGTGATTACCTATCAGGGTTTCAATATTCTGAATCCACGGATGCTGAGATGTGCCAGATTCGAGTGCGGATAAAACACTGGCTGAATCAGACATAATCAGAATATTGTTGCATTTATGGTATCGGGCGAGTGTTGTTTTTATAGCGTACGCCTCCGCCGAAAAAACACTACATTGTGGCGGGAGACCAATCGATTGTTGGATGTGTTCTCCGAATACGCCAGAACCTACTAAGTTGTTATCTTTAGAACCATCGGTGTAGATAACTGTTGTACGATCGCAGCGCTCAGCAAGAAGATGCTGAACCACAGGACGAACGATTTCGGGGGGATCTCCTGCTTTTACAAGTTTCTTGATGTCCCATAGGATGCGGGGTTTGGGATCGTACCATTTCCGATCACCTGGTCGCGTTCTTATGCATATATCTGGGAGGGGAGTCCCGACCATTTCTACTAGTTTTTGAGAGACGCGGTTAACCAAGGGGAGAGAAGCATTATTACTGTTTTTTTCGAGCATATTGATAGCTATTCGAGCAATAGTTTGGGAGACTAGGAAGTTGAACGGCAAGGTGCCCGCTTCAGCCATGATGGCTGGGATTGGACTGGTAACGTATGCTCTTGATGCGAATCTTATTGTCTTGTTGTATGTAGGTGTGAGTGTATTGATGACATTGTTTCCTCCTTTGCTGATAAGCCCCATTCCATATAAAAGCCGTGATGTTAtaatggccgaaccgatttgtAGTAAGGATATACGTTGGGCACGAGGTAGCCTGGCTCCGATTATTTTGAGGATGTACAATCTTGATTCGcatgttttttttgttaatttgcaGTGCATTTTAAAGTTGAGTGATCGATCGAGTGTGACGCCAAGTATTTTCaggtgtgtctgtgtctgtataGGGATTTGGTTTATCTTTAAGACTTTCTTGGGCTCTCGACGGACATTTGGGCTACAGTAGAAAATGCTGGATTTCATAGCTGAAAAAGAGAATCCAACACTTTTGGCCCATCTGTCTACGGCTTCTATTGCAGATTGCAGTTTTCGATAGAGTGGTTGCTCTTTCTTTCCCCAAGCTAACAGTAGGATGTCGTCAGCATATAGCAGGACCTTAACGGTGTTTATAACTATTCGGAATATGGGTTGCATTGCTACAAGGAATAAGGTAACTGATAGTACTGAACCCTGGGGGACACCATTCTTCAACGGGTATTTACTAGATAGGTAGTTTTCCACGTTGACTTGAAATGTTCTATCTGATAGAAAACTGTTTAGCATATTCGCCATTCTCCCACGGATCTTCCATTTCTGTAGGGTTCTTAAAATACCATACTTCCATGTAGTGTCGTATGCTTTGGACAAGTCGAGAGATGCTATCAGACAGTGTTCATCGCGATTGGGCAGATATCTCTCCAAGTCTGCAAAGTATGAGTCAGTACCACGGCCTGACCTGAAGGCATGTTGTCTGTTATCGAGATATCCATTAGATTCGAGTTCCGTTGTCAGTCGTTTGTTTACCATTCGTTCGAAAACTTTAGCCATGCAGTTTGTCAATGTTATTGGTCGAAATGACGTTGGTCCTGTATCACCCGAGTTCGACTTCAAAATAGGCACGATGACTCCAGTTCTCCAGCAGGGTGGGAAAACGCCACAACGCCATATTCTATTAAAGAGTTCCAGTAGAGAGATTTTTACCGAAGCGGGAAGCCTTTGGAGCATTGGATATCCTATCGAGTCGGGACCCGTCGAGTCACTCCGTCCTTTATCCAAGGCCTACAGGAGCTCTTGGAGAGTGAAATCTGAATTATAGATTTCATTGGATTCTAGTGAATGGTTTATCCGTTTCTGTTCGGCCTTTTTCTTCTGTTTTTGGAATAGCGATGAGTAACTGGAAGTTGCCGATATCTGAGAATAATGCTGCGCTAATTCCTCAGCCACTTCTTTCGCGTCATTTGTGTATCCTGTGAGTCGTTTGATGACAGTAGGACTATGTTGACGTTTTCCTCTTAGTGTGTTCACTGTTTGCCACATTTCTGCTGTCGTGGAGTTTGGCGATATTTTCGCAACAAAATCTTCCCAAGATCGTTGTATCGCTTTAAGAATTGTTTTTCTTGCTGTTGATCGCGCTTCCTGGAATTTTTGGAGTGCATCTTGCTTACGTGGATCTCCTTCCTGAATACGTCGTAGTAATCTCAGGGCTTTTCTGCGATTTTTGATGGCCATTTTCACTTCCGGACACCACCATGGTACCGCTTTGGGTCCCACTCTTCCAGTAGTGCAGGGTATGGTAGCTTTTGCTGCTGTTATCAATTGGTCGACAAAACACTGAAGTGTCATATCGATGCCTGGTCGGATTGCTTTAGAGGTCAACTGTTCGTAAGTTTCCCAGTCTGCTTGGTCGTAGATCCATTTTCGTTTTCTGGATTGGGCGTGTACGAAACCGGGCATAGATATGATAATGGGTAGATGGTCGCTACCGTGCGTATCTGGCAATGTTTTTCAGATGAATTTAGATGCTATGCTTTGGCTACAGATTGACAGGTCGATAGCTGAGGTTATGCCAGTAGCTGGGTCGATTCGGGTGTAAGTTCCATTGTTGAGAATGAGTAAGTTTTCCGCAAGCGTTTTAAGCGTTTTCTCTGCGATGAAGTAGCCTAGACGAGTCGATTTATTGGACCCCCAGCAGATATGGTGTGCGTTAAAGTCCCCTAACATGAGTAATAGGCGCGGTAATTGTTCTAGGAGGTCTTTCAATTGGTTTTGACTTTCTTGATTATTAGGAGGGAGATATATTTAGACTACAGTGACCTGGATGGGCATTTCCACTTTTACTACGATTGCTTGGATGTTACTGCAGACATTAATCCGTTCGAATGGTGTTCCATCTCGGATTGCAAGACCAACTCCGTGTTGCCAATATCGACAACTTCCAGTTTCGGCGAGAAGAGTATAATTTTTTCCAATGAAGTCTGTTGATATCATTTGGTTGCTCACTTTAGTCTCCTGCAGAGCTATCAAGCTCGGTTCGTAATCTGTGATCAGTTGTTTAAGTTCAGATATGTAGGTTCGCAAACCTCTGATGTTCCATTGAAGTGCAAAACATTTGCTATCACGACGAGTGCTTATTGTCGATGAAGATGATGAGAGTGATTCCTTGTGCGTTCGTGATACACATTCGGTTGAATTTCGTGCCGGAGGTTGACCTAGTGATGGATTCAGGATGCTGTTAGGCTGTTGCGATGGTGATTCTCTGGCGGAGGACCAGGAGGAGGATTGTAAGGGCTGTATATCTGGTTGGTAGTGATAGCCCTCTTCCTCCCGGACAGACCCTTCCAGGTACGGAAGTGGGGGAGCAGCTTTC
This genomic window contains:
- the LOC131428991 gene encoding uncharacterized protein LOC131428991 → MANMLNSFLSDRTFQVNVENYLSSKYPLKNGVPQGSVLSVTLFLVAMQPIFRIVINTVKVLLYADDILLLAWGKKEQPLYRKLQSAIEAVDRWAKSVGFSFSAMKSSIFYCSPNVRREPKKVLKINQIPIQTQTHLKILGVTLDRSLNFKMHCKLTKKTCESRLYILKIIGARLPRAQRISLLQIGSAIITSRLLYGMGLISKGGNNVINTLTPTYNKTIRFASRAYVTSPIPAIMAEAGTLPFNFLVSQTIARIAINMLEKNSNNASLPLVNRVSQKLVEMVGTPLPDICIRTRPGDRKWYDPKPRILWDIKKLVKAGDPPEIVRPVVQHLLAERCDRTTVIYTDGSKDNNLVGSGVFGEHIQQSIGLPPQCSVFSAEAYAIKTTLARYHKCNNILIMSDSASVLSALESGTSQHPWIQNIETLIGNHSIHLCWIPGHAGIHGNEEADRLAREAKNNNYLHIPTPGIDALQ